One window of Methanomassiliicoccales archaeon genomic DNA carries:
- the gatC gene encoding Asp-tRNA(Asn)/Glu-tRNA(Gln) amidotransferase subunit GatC, giving the protein MDIEKVKRVAKVARLELTDEELKKFAQDLEDILNNFSVLDEAPGLTEYDFNPIPVNDVLREDQVGQEFDPALLRAMMDTYEDYVRGPKLS; this is encoded by the coding sequence ATGGACATCGAAAAGGTGAAAAGAGTCGCGAAGGTCGCGAGATTGGAACTGACGGATGAGGAACTGAAGAAGTTCGCCCAGGATCTCGAGGACATTCTCAACAATTTCTCTGTGCTGGATGAAGCACCCGGCCTCACCGAGTATGATTTCAACCCTATCCCGGTGAACGATGTGCTACGTGAGGACCAGGTAGGCCAGGAGTTCGATCCGGCACTGCTCCGTGCGATGATGGACACCTATGAAGACTATGTCAGGGGGCCTAAGCTCTCGTGA
- the glnA gene encoding type I glutamate--ammonia ligase — MTEAPRNSELKEQIIKKIKEDDVKFIEMQFSDILGTVKSVSIPTTHIDRVIEEGVYIDGSSILGYATIEESDMRAMPILDSFQVYPWTMDGPLRTARFMCTIYDHSGDRFKGDPRWVLEKLVAKVKEKGYDFNVGPEFEFFLFPMDDAGLPIRKPSDSGGYFDLMPMDRGEMARKEIMLMFDQMGYEMEASHHEVAPGQVEIDLRYQDALTMADRVLTLKFGIKTIAAEYGLHATFMPKPVHGLAGSGMHVHQSLANKGHNAFDDPEGTFGLSGMALNYLAGLLAHSKSNCAILASHVNSYKRLVPGYEAPCYISWANRNRSALIRVPAGRGARTRVELRNPDPAGNPYLQFAVMLAAGLDGIDRRLEPPEPVEKDIYRMNKAERAKNGIDSLPMNLGDAMQVFSESKLMKQTLG; from the coding sequence ATGACCGAAGCTCCTCGGAATTCGGAATTGAAGGAACAGATCATCAAGAAGATCAAAGAAGATGACGTGAAGTTCATCGAGATGCAGTTCTCTGACATTCTAGGTACGGTAAAAAGCGTCTCCATTCCCACGACCCATATTGACCGGGTGATAGAGGAGGGAGTCTATATCGACGGGTCCTCGATCCTCGGATATGCAACGATCGAGGAATCAGACATGCGGGCCATGCCTATCCTGGACTCCTTCCAGGTGTATCCGTGGACGATGGATGGGCCTTTGAGAACGGCAAGGTTCATGTGCACCATCTACGACCATAGCGGAGACCGTTTCAAAGGGGACCCTCGCTGGGTCTTGGAGAAGCTGGTGGCCAAGGTCAAAGAGAAAGGTTACGATTTCAATGTCGGGCCAGAGTTCGAGTTCTTCCTTTTCCCGATGGACGATGCGGGGCTTCCGATCCGGAAGCCTTCCGATTCAGGAGGCTATTTTGACCTGATGCCCATGGACAGAGGCGAGATGGCCCGCAAAGAGATCATGCTCATGTTCGACCAGATGGGCTATGAAATGGAGGCCTCCCATCATGAAGTTGCTCCGGGCCAGGTGGAGATCGATCTGAGATACCAGGACGCCCTAACAATGGCGGACAGGGTGCTGACCTTGAAGTTCGGCATCAAGACCATCGCCGCGGAATATGGCCTCCATGCCACCTTCATGCCCAAACCCGTGCACGGCCTGGCCGGTTCGGGAATGCATGTCCACCAATCCCTGGCGAACAAAGGCCATAACGCCTTCGACGATCCAGAGGGAACGTTCGGGCTGAGCGGGATGGCGCTGAACTATTTGGCAGGGCTCTTGGCACACTCCAAGAGCAACTGTGCCATATTGGCGTCCCATGTGAATTCCTATAAGCGACTGGTCCCGGGATATGAGGCTCCTTGTTACATCAGCTGGGCGAATCGGAACCGGAGCGCACTGATACGGGTACCCGCCGGAAGGGGTGCGCGGACGAGGGTGGAGCTGAGGAATCCCGATCCGGCCGGAAATCCTTACCTCCAATTTGCGGTCATGCTTGCCGCTGGCCTCGACGGCATCGACCGCCGTTTGGAACCTCCTGAGCCGGTGGAGAAGGACATATACAGGATGAACAAGGCGGAACGGGCAAAGAACGGGATAGACAGCCTGCCGATGAACCTGGGGGATGCGATGCAGGTATTCTCCGAGAGCAAGCTGATGAAACAGACACTTGGTG
- a CDS encoding SCP2 sterol-binding domain-containing protein has product MPVKDLLEETIAKFNAKVEKDEALQKELECVKKKANMDLGTESYSFELSCNKIHSLKEGMVDNPDVTITSDPKTVEELITGKMKPMKAWALKKIKIKGSLEDVMRLRKFF; this is encoded by the coding sequence ATGCCGGTAAAAGATCTTCTGGAAGAAACCATCGCAAAATTCAACGCGAAGGTCGAAAAGGACGAAGCCCTACAAAAGGAGCTCGAGTGCGTCAAAAAGAAAGCGAACATGGACTTGGGCACCGAAAGCTACTCCTTCGAACTGTCGTGCAACAAGATTCATTCCCTGAAAGAGGGCATGGTCGACAACCCGGACGTCACGATCACATCGGACCCCAAGACGGTCGAGGAACTGATCACGGGCAAGATGAAACCAATGAAGGCCTGGGCGCTCAAGAAGATAAAGATTAAGGGCTCATTGGAGGACGTCATGCGCCTCCGCAAGTTCTTCTAA
- a CDS encoding Lrp/AsnC family transcriptional regulator produces the protein MLDDLDKRIVEEICTSSQGSYRQIAKRLGIHPTTLIQRVKNLEEQGIVKGYRANVDYMRLGYEFMAIVHIYVEGDLVEVERRITDLKNIVAVFDVTGECDAIAWVACRSREEFSNVVKGMLTIPGVKKTNTYVILSLIKDPFKFIPNFDDNSEGEKPVHHRGK, from the coding sequence ATGTTGGACGATTTGGACAAACGTATCGTTGAGGAGATATGCACCTCCAGCCAGGGATCCTATAGACAGATAGCGAAGAGGCTGGGGATACATCCTACGACCCTTATCCAGAGGGTCAAGAACTTGGAAGAGCAGGGGATCGTGAAGGGTTATCGCGCCAACGTCGACTATATGCGTCTCGGGTATGAGTTCATGGCCATCGTCCATATCTATGTAGAGGGGGATCTGGTCGAGGTCGAACGGCGAATCACCGACCTAAAGAACATAGTGGCGGTCTTCGATGTCACCGGCGAATGTGATGCGATCGCCTGGGTGGCCTGCCGCTCTAGGGAAGAGTTCAGCAACGTTGTGAAGGGCATGCTGACCATCCCCGGCGTAAAGAAGACCAATACCTACGTCATCTTGAGCTTGATCAAGGACCCGTTCAAGTTCATCCCTAATTTCGATGACAATAGCGAGGGTGAGAAGCCGGTCCACCACCGTGGAAAGTAG
- a CDS encoding phosphoglycolate phosphatase, with translation MNSKYKLLVCDVDGTITDNRKRIQTLGIETLRQVQDNGYTVSLCSGNVLPVAFGLSTFIGLKGPVIAENGGLVSYKEQIFQLHSAETANKAFAYLQTRMPEVDRLFTDNWRRTEVAIKRSFDLETVRAVLKDWNVEIEATGFAIHLMEPGHSKVDGVRKACQILGVDISEVVAIGDSDNDVKMLRQCGYGIAVGNASGPAKDAADYVCASIHSEGVAEGLAHLGMLDHSPEGSTPTVQDEEHGI, from the coding sequence ATGAACTCCAAGTACAAACTGTTGGTGTGCGACGTCGACGGCACGATCACCGACAACAGGAAGCGCATCCAGACGCTGGGGATCGAGACGCTTCGCCAGGTCCAGGATAACGGGTATACCGTATCTTTGTGCTCAGGGAACGTGCTTCCCGTGGCGTTCGGTCTCTCCACGTTCATCGGGCTGAAGGGTCCGGTGATAGCGGAGAACGGAGGTCTGGTCTCCTACAAGGAACAGATCTTCCAGCTACATTCGGCCGAGACCGCGAACAAGGCATTCGCATATCTTCAAACCAGAATGCCCGAGGTCGATCGTCTGTTCACCGATAATTGGCGCAGGACCGAAGTCGCGATAAAGCGATCTTTCGATCTGGAGACGGTTAGGGCCGTGCTCAAGGATTGGAACGTGGAGATCGAGGCCACTGGTTTTGCAATACACCTAATGGAACCGGGACACAGCAAGGTGGATGGCGTCAGGAAGGCATGCCAGATATTGGGAGTTGACATCTCGGAAGTGGTCGCCATCGGAGATTCCGACAACGATGTGAAAATGCTAAGGCAGTGCGGCTACGGTATCGCAGTGGGCAATGCTTCGGGTCCGGCGAAGGATGCCGCTGATTATGTTTGCGCATCGATCCACTCTGAAGGGGTCGCGGAAGGATTGGCACATCTGGGCATGCTGGACCATTCTCCTGAGGGTTCGACGCCGACGGTGCAGGATGAGGAACACGGTATCTGA
- the aspS gene encoding aspartate--tRNA ligase: MIRTHDCGEIRTKDLGKNVKLAGWVRFYRDHGGVLFFDLADAHGTTQTVFDPEAYTSSVDVKGLGSILNSIGREYVISITGTVRERVPGTEDARNPTGEVEVLIEEAKVLNTSKALPFEIAEQKNSTLPNEDVRMKYRYVDLRRKEMVANLRFRHKVISSARKYLDSVGFIEVETPMLTKSSQEGARDFLVPSRTMPGEFYALPQSPQLYKQMLMVGSVERYYQLARCFRDEDSRADRQPEFTQLDVEMSFVEQEDIFATIEEMYSFVWKEVFGSELKTPFPRIPVEEAFSKYGTDAPDVRFGLEIVNVTEEVKCANYEIFQHILKKKGIIVCINLRSSLVKEKILDANVGRKQVDRLIEWAKQQGMGGLTWMRMTEEGLNSNIVKYFPEDVRRSLEEKMEAESGDLLLFMAGSKMPTLKAAGQLRIKLAKENDLLEGKGHQFVWIVDCPMFQADPVTGKLTSFHHPFVRPVNGDISQNEDPMNIMGLSYDLVLDGSEIASGSMRNHDACVQRKVFHMLGKDEEQMKKEFDFFLEALSFGAPPHGGIGMGMDRLCAMLLGCESIRDVIAFPKNKKFQSLVDGSPTQVEQSKLDELQLLSLAEDEKEA, from the coding sequence ATGATCAGAACACATGATTGCGGCGAAATTCGAACAAAGGACCTCGGAAAGAATGTCAAGCTGGCTGGTTGGGTTCGCTTCTACAGGGACCATGGAGGAGTGCTGTTCTTCGACCTAGCGGACGCACATGGCACCACCCAAACCGTCTTTGATCCGGAGGCCTACACCAGCTCAGTCGACGTAAAGGGTCTGGGCTCCATCCTGAATAGCATCGGCAGGGAGTATGTCATCTCCATCACCGGTACCGTCAGGGAAAGGGTGCCAGGCACCGAGGATGCGCGCAATCCCACTGGAGAGGTGGAGGTCCTCATCGAGGAGGCGAAGGTGCTCAACACGTCGAAGGCGCTGCCCTTCGAGATCGCAGAGCAGAAGAACTCTACTCTGCCAAACGAGGACGTGAGGATGAAATACCGCTATGTCGACCTGAGACGGAAGGAGATGGTGGCCAACCTGCGCTTCAGGCACAAGGTCATCTCCTCTGCCAGGAAATATCTGGACTCGGTCGGTTTCATCGAGGTCGAGACGCCCATGCTCACCAAGAGCTCGCAGGAGGGAGCAAGGGACTTCCTGGTGCCCTCCCGGACCATGCCGGGCGAGTTCTACGCCCTGCCTCAGTCGCCGCAGCTCTACAAGCAGATGCTGATGGTCGGCAGCGTCGAACGCTACTACCAGCTGGCACGTTGCTTCAGGGACGAGGATTCCCGGGCCGACCGGCAGCCGGAGTTCACCCAGCTCGATGTGGAGATGTCGTTCGTGGAGCAGGAGGACATTTTCGCCACCATCGAGGAGATGTACTCTTTCGTCTGGAAGGAGGTCTTCGGCAGCGAACTGAAGACACCGTTCCCGCGCATTCCGGTCGAGGAGGCGTTCTCCAAATATGGCACCGATGCGCCGGACGTGCGTTTCGGGCTTGAGATCGTCAACGTCACCGAAGAGGTGAAGTGCGCCAACTACGAGATATTCCAGCATATCCTGAAGAAGAAGGGCATCATCGTCTGCATCAACCTCAGATCGTCCCTGGTCAAAGAGAAGATCTTGGACGCGAACGTCGGCCGCAAACAGGTGGACCGTCTTATCGAATGGGCCAAGCAGCAGGGCATGGGCGGACTTACCTGGATGAGGATGACCGAAGAAGGTCTCAACTCCAACATCGTGAAGTATTTCCCTGAGGACGTCCGTAGATCGCTGGAGGAGAAAATGGAGGCGGAGAGCGGCGACCTTCTCCTGTTCATGGCCGGATCGAAGATGCCGACACTGAAGGCGGCGGGTCAGCTAAGGATCAAGCTGGCAAAGGAGAACGACCTGCTCGAGGGCAAGGGACACCAGTTCGTCTGGATCGTGGACTGCCCCATGTTCCAGGCCGATCCGGTGACCGGGAAGCTGACCTCGTTCCACCATCCGTTCGTCAGACCGGTCAACGGGGACATAAGCCAGAATGAGGACCCGATGAACATCATGGGGCTTTCCTACGACCTGGTACTGGACGGCAGCGAGATCGCCTCCGGCTCCATGAGGAACCATGATGCCTGTGTCCAGCGGAAGGTGTTCCATATGCTGGGCAAGGACGAGGAGCAGATGAAGAAGGAGTTCGACTTCTTCCTGGAGGCTTTATCCTTCGGCGCCCCGCCTCATGGAGGCATCGGGATGGGAATGGACCGTCTCTGCGCCATGCTGCTCGGCTGCGAGAGCATTCGCGACGTGATCGCTTTCCCGAAGAACAAGAAGTTCCAATCGCTGGTGGACGGCTCCCCGACGCAGGTCGAGCAATCGAAGCTGGACGAACTCCAGCTGCTCTCCCTGGCCGAGGATGAGAAAGAGGCCTAA
- a CDS encoding amidase family protein, producing the protein MSGIIDEPLLRAINDKYRIFNQMIDREMLEADDSSSFTFSAKDNLCTKEFQARAGSKILEGYRPPFDATPVRKLREAGGLLLGKTNMDEFGFGTFSTNSGFDIPLNPFDTGRACGGSSGGAAAAAALIEGHVALGVSTGGSISAPASFCGVYGLTPTYGRVSRYGLIDYGNSLDKVGLLSRSIADIRRLLPVISGSDPKDPTSCTQPRLEISSKKIRRLALPKEAMANISPEVELIFRHALEMMKQELGISVHEVSMPSLRFAMPAYYILATTEASTNLARYCGMRFGVPEKDVSQHFNDFFSGVRSECFGPEAKRRILLGTFCRMVGFRDKYYLKSLAVRQLITKEYRTVFDEHDLIVTPTMPFVAPRFEEIAKMKPLEMYSADFLTIPPNLTGLPHLSAPCGYTSSMPVGMQFVAPHWDESGLISMGEEWESAFQRKNPEVAQ; encoded by the coding sequence GTGAGCGGCATCATTGACGAGCCTCTTCTGAGGGCCATCAACGACAAGTATCGAATATTCAACCAGATGATCGACCGGGAGATGCTGGAAGCGGACGACAGTTCGTCGTTCACTTTCTCGGCCAAGGATAACCTTTGCACGAAGGAGTTCCAGGCCCGTGCCGGTTCGAAGATCCTTGAAGGATACCGTCCGCCATTCGATGCAACGCCTGTGCGCAAGCTGAGGGAGGCCGGAGGCCTGCTGCTGGGAAAGACGAACATGGACGAGTTCGGTTTTGGCACGTTCAGCACCAACTCTGGTTTCGACATACCGTTGAACCCGTTCGATACTGGACGGGCATGCGGAGGTTCCAGCGGGGGTGCGGCCGCGGCTGCGGCGCTCATCGAGGGTCATGTAGCCCTCGGTGTGTCTACCGGCGGCTCGATATCGGCCCCGGCCTCTTTCTGCGGGGTGTATGGATTGACCCCGACCTACGGTCGCGTCTCTCGTTATGGCCTTATCGACTACGGTAACTCGCTGGACAAGGTGGGTCTTTTGTCCCGTTCGATCGCGGACATCAGGAGGCTTCTCCCGGTGATTTCCGGTTCTGACCCGAAGGATCCAACCTCCTGTACCCAGCCGAGGCTGGAGATATCCTCAAAGAAGATCAGGCGTCTGGCCTTGCCGAAGGAAGCGATGGCGAACATCTCGCCGGAGGTGGAATTGATCTTCCGTCACGCATTGGAAATGATGAAGCAGGAGCTCGGGATCTCAGTCCACGAGGTGAGCATGCCATCGCTTAGGTTCGCTATGCCCGCCTACTACATCCTGGCCACGACCGAGGCGTCGACCAATCTGGCCCGGTACTGCGGCATGCGGTTCGGGGTGCCAGAAAAGGACGTTTCGCAGCATTTCAACGATTTCTTCTCCGGCGTTCGCTCGGAATGCTTCGGCCCGGAGGCGAAACGCCGGATCCTGCTGGGGACCTTTTGCCGCATGGTGGGTTTCAGGGACAAGTATTACTTGAAATCGCTCGCGGTCCGTCAGCTCATTACCAAGGAATATCGGACCGTGTTCGATGAGCACGACCTGATAGTGACCCCGACGATGCCGTTTGTGGCACCCCGGTTCGAAGAGATCGCCAAGATGAAGCCGCTGGAGATGTATTCGGCCGATTTCCTTACCATCCCGCCCAACCTGACCGGGCTGCCACACCTATCGGCACCCTGCGGTTACACTTCATCTATGCCAGTAGGAATGCAGTTCGTCGCCCCTCACTGGGATGAATCCGGGCTGATCTCGATGGGCGAGGAATGGGAATCGGCGTTCCAGCGCAAGAACCCGGAGGTGGCGCAATGA
- a CDS encoding DHHA1 domain-containing protein, translated as MTVRLYENDPYCSCFDAKVVGIDGDWIALDGTYFYPGGGGQEPDLGTIEGMAVAEVKADKESVKHRVPRHTFTNGQAVHCEIDWERRYDLMKGHSGEHLLYGSIQKMLDELELVKISITPEKKMVMVRGHIDWGIIMASQRAVNEVIAKGILSEEVWVGRDSPLLEKARVKLERIHGDRVRLVSFGDYDIAACSGIHVKNTSEIGMLLVTKFTSAKPVGDYEIEFEVGNKATLKALELSSLALQASSSMGATTDTLLGAISNQGEELRMSKDALKKYARQALARIVPETIDGMRVYSGVFEGVDKKVLMDAANSITRESTSLCAFATEGDKLTLVVASSPDLGIDCSVVLNDVLKRVSGKGGGNRTFATGGAQVCGQSEVLVGDVVETVRRCRKV; from the coding sequence ATGACGGTTCGTCTTTACGAGAATGATCCATACTGTTCATGTTTCGACGCCAAGGTTGTCGGCATCGACGGGGACTGGATCGCCTTGGATGGCACATACTTCTATCCCGGGGGAGGAGGGCAGGAACCCGACCTGGGAACGATCGAGGGCATGGCCGTAGCCGAGGTGAAGGCAGACAAGGAATCGGTGAAACACCGGGTGCCTCGCCACACGTTCACGAACGGTCAAGCGGTCCATTGTGAGATCGATTGGGAGAGGAGGTACGACCTCATGAAAGGACATTCCGGCGAACACCTTCTCTACGGTTCCATCCAGAAGATGCTGGACGAGCTCGAGCTGGTGAAGATATCGATCACGCCGGAAAAGAAGATGGTCATGGTCCGGGGGCATATAGACTGGGGCATCATCATGGCGAGCCAGCGGGCCGTGAACGAGGTCATCGCGAAGGGCATTCTGTCAGAGGAGGTTTGGGTGGGTAGGGACAGCCCTCTACTGGAAAAGGCCAGGGTCAAGCTGGAAAGGATTCATGGCGACCGGGTCCGCCTGGTCAGCTTCGGAGATTATGACATAGCGGCCTGCTCCGGGATTCACGTAAAGAACACATCCGAGATCGGAATGCTGCTGGTGACGAAATTCACCTCCGCGAAGCCGGTGGGAGACTACGAGATCGAGTTCGAGGTCGGGAACAAAGCAACGCTTAAGGCGTTGGAATTGTCCAGTCTCGCGCTTCAAGCTTCCTCTTCGATGGGCGCGACCACGGATACCCTGCTTGGTGCGATCTCCAACCAGGGTGAAGAGCTTAGAATGAGCAAGGATGCACTCAAGAAATACGCCAGGCAGGCTTTGGCTCGCATCGTTCCTGAAACGATCGACGGGATGAGGGTCTACAGCGGTGTTTTCGAAGGTGTCGACAAGAAGGTGTTGATGGATGCGGCCAATTCTATCACCAGAGAAAGCACGTCCCTTTGTGCATTCGCCACCGAGGGGGACAAGCTAACCCTTGTCGTTGCCTCCAGTCCAGACCTGGGGATCGACTGTTCCGTGGTGCTGAACGACGTTCTGAAAAGGGTCTCAGGGAAGGGCGGGGGAAATCGGACCTTTGCCACCGGAGGGGCGCAGGTGTGTGGCCAGTCAGAGGTTTTGGTCGGTGACGTGGTGGAAACGGTTCGGAGATGTCGGAAGGTCTGA
- the mptA gene encoding GTP cyclohydrolase MptA, producing MSDVQNRRLTNGFMLTRVGVTGVKKPVAVNRAGHLVTLTCKFDVFVDLPSEQRGSHLSRNLEVITDVVESSLNTPVSGIEALASTMSKDLLDRHEYATYSEVNIEADYFLERTVPSGRKTMESFKLMAKATSRKGNGMKKMIGVQVIGMTACPCAMETVKDLQKGNLRFKDNDLPNITHNQRNVATLMIEIPEELDIEANDLIEIAEASFSSPTYEILKRSEEAMVVIQAHDHPKFVEDVVRENLQRILAKFTDLPDETIVTVRSESEESIHKHNAFAERVTTLGELRN from the coding sequence TTGAGCGATGTTCAAAACAGGCGGCTTACCAACGGGTTCATGCTGACCAGGGTCGGGGTTACAGGCGTCAAGAAACCTGTAGCTGTGAACCGTGCCGGTCACCTGGTCACACTTACATGCAAATTCGATGTTTTCGTTGACCTGCCTTCAGAACAGAGAGGATCTCATCTTTCCCGCAACCTCGAGGTCATAACCGACGTTGTGGAAAGCAGCCTGAACACCCCGGTCAGCGGCATCGAGGCGCTGGCCTCGACCATGTCCAAGGACCTGCTCGACAGGCATGAGTATGCCACATATTCCGAGGTCAACATCGAGGCCGACTATTTCCTGGAGAGGACTGTACCGTCAGGAAGAAAGACCATGGAGTCCTTCAAGCTGATGGCCAAGGCCACCAGCCGGAAGGGCAACGGAATGAAGAAGATGATCGGGGTCCAGGTCATCGGGATGACTGCCTGCCCATGCGCCATGGAGACGGTGAAGGACCTGCAGAAAGGGAATCTCCGGTTCAAGGATAACGATCTACCCAACATAACTCACAACCAGAGGAACGTGGCCACCCTCATGATCGAGATCCCGGAGGAGCTGGACATCGAGGCCAACGACCTCATCGAGATCGCCGAGGCGTCGTTCAGCTCGCCCACCTATGAGATACTGAAACGGTCAGAGGAGGCAATGGTCGTGATCCAGGCGCATGACCACCCGAAGTTCGTGGAAGATGTGGTAAGGGAGAACCTGCAGCGCATACTGGCAAAATTCACCGACCTGCCGGACGAGACCATTGTGACGGTCCGCAGCGAGAGTGAGGAGTCGATCCATAAGCACAACGCCTTCGCCGAAAGGGTCACCACCCTGGGCGAGCTTCGCAACTGA
- the gatB gene encoding Asp-tRNA(Asn)/Glu-tRNA(Gln) amidotransferase subunit GatB has protein sequence MKIGLEMHFQLPTKSKLFCSCSTEGAEPNSHICPTCLGFPGSRPSLNRQALEYGLMITKFLNCELHDRIWFSRKTYFYPDLPKNFQITMYESPLGEHGHYMLNGKRIGIWRVHIEEDPGRIKRVGRSGEEVSLIDYNRSGVPLVEIVSAPDMSSPAEARDFVAELLVELRHLVGLSASDEQVARCDANISVGEERVEVKNILGLKNLERALNYEVSRQTKMLSAGKEIIRETRAFDEERKVTMPARKKEMEEEYGYIGEPDLGEYNVGEFARGIVLPETPVRRAYRLQSQYGISAVTAKQIVMTSWGMADLFEHLCLRLEPEKVVPKLLGPITSNWTAIEQRLDDHLRSQICRVIEDDINGKITDSEARRAIATIAGGGNHVVEDRVLVEDELVRSVNEFLDAHPETVRDAKTNPKAANSVIGHVMKATKGKFQSKEIVEAVRRELEKRP, from the coding sequence ATGAAGATCGGACTAGAGATGCACTTCCAGCTTCCGACTAAGTCGAAGCTGTTCTGCTCCTGCAGCACCGAAGGCGCCGAACCGAACAGCCATATCTGCCCCACTTGCCTAGGCTTCCCCGGCTCCCGCCCGTCGTTGAACCGGCAGGCCCTCGAGTACGGCCTGATGATCACCAAGTTCCTGAATTGCGAGCTCCACGACCGCATCTGGTTCTCCAGGAAGACCTATTTCTATCCAGATCTGCCCAAGAACTTCCAGATCACCATGTACGAGAGCCCGCTGGGCGAGCACGGTCATTACATGCTGAACGGCAAGCGTATCGGAATATGGAGGGTCCACATCGAGGAGGACCCGGGACGGATCAAGCGTGTGGGCCGGTCAGGCGAGGAGGTCTCGCTCATCGACTACAACCGCAGTGGTGTACCGCTGGTGGAGATAGTCAGTGCACCGGATATGTCGTCACCGGCCGAGGCCAGGGACTTCGTGGCCGAGCTTTTGGTGGAACTCCGTCATCTGGTCGGGCTGAGCGCATCCGACGAGCAGGTGGCCCGCTGTGATGCCAACATCTCGGTCGGCGAGGAACGCGTCGAGGTCAAGAACATACTGGGCCTGAAGAACCTGGAAAGGGCATTGAACTACGAGGTCTCCCGTCAGACCAAGATGCTCTCCGCGGGAAAGGAGATAATCCGGGAGACCAGGGCGTTCGACGAGGAACGTAAGGTCACGATGCCAGCCCGGAAGAAGGAGATGGAGGAGGAATACGGTTACATCGGCGAACCGGACCTGGGCGAGTACAACGTAGGGGAGTTCGCCAGAGGGATAGTGCTTCCCGAAACACCAGTCCGGCGTGCCTATCGTCTGCAGAGCCAGTACGGGATCAGCGCGGTCACGGCGAAACAGATCGTGATGACGTCGTGGGGCATGGCCGACCTGTTCGAGCACCTATGCTTAAGACTGGAGCCGGAGAAGGTGGTTCCTAAGTTGCTCGGTCCGATCACCTCCAACTGGACAGCGATCGAGCAGAGGCTGGACGATCACTTGAGGTCGCAGATCTGCCGGGTCATCGAGGACGACATCAACGGTAAGATCACCGACTCCGAGGCACGAAGGGCGATCGCCACCATTGCCGGGGGCGGCAATCACGTGGTGGAGGACAGAGTACTGGTCGAGGATGAACTGGTCCGGTCCGTGAACGAGTTCCTGGATGCCCATCCCGAGACGGTCAGGGACGCCAAGACCAACCCGAAGGCGGCGAACAGCGTGATCGGTCATGTGATGAAGGCCACAAAAGGGAAGTTCCAGTCGAAAGAGATCGTGGAAGCGGTGAGAAGAGAGTTGGAGAAGAGGCCTTAG
- the rnhB gene encoding ribonuclease HII, with protein sequence MICGVDEAGRGPVLGPMVVAAVAIEDDAPLRRMEVRDSKKLTPTRREELAVKINESCQVEFQIISHEEIDARGPKTSLNELEAMVFATLIDRLKADVVYVDACDVNEDHFRQMVGGRLTYRPRMVCEHKADDHYPVVAAASIIAKTNRDRIVSEIRSEIGQEIGSGYASDPTTIAFLQKWIKEKGDLPPYTRRSWATAKEAMSSSKNAKLTDWE encoded by the coding sequence ATGATCTGCGGGGTGGACGAGGCGGGAAGAGGGCCGGTGCTCGGCCCTATGGTCGTGGCGGCGGTTGCCATAGAGGACGACGCACCACTTAGACGGATGGAGGTCCGCGACTCCAAGAAGCTGACCCCCACTCGCAGGGAAGAACTGGCAGTCAAGATCAATGAATCATGTCAGGTCGAGTTCCAGATAATCAGCCATGAGGAGATCGATGCGCGAGGCCCGAAGACCTCGCTGAATGAGCTTGAGGCTATGGTGTTCGCCACTCTGATCGATCGGTTGAAAGCGGACGTTGTGTACGTGGATGCCTGCGATGTCAACGAGGACCATTTCCGCCAAATGGTCGGCGGGCGCTTGACCTACAGACCGCGAATGGTGTGCGAGCACAAAGCGGACGACCATTATCCGGTCGTGGCAGCGGCATCGATCATAGCCAAGACCAATAGGGACCGGATTGTGTCGGAAATTCGGTCCGAGATAGGCCAGGAGATAGGATCAGGATATGCCTCTGACCCAACTACCATTGCATTTCTGCAAAAGTGGATAAAGGAGAAAGGGGATTTGCCGCCCTATACGCGTAGGTCATGGGCTACTGCCAAAGAGGCTATGAGCTCGTCCAAGAACGCGAAACTGACCGACTGGGAATGA